ATTCATCATTTTTAATTAAATCAAAAAAATATAATCTATTAATAGATGCAGGAGATGGTATTTCAAAAGCACTTTTAAAATGTAAAATAGATTACAATTCCATAGATGCAATTTTGTTTTCACATTATCATGCCGACCACTTTACTGGAATAGGAGCATTAATTACTCAAATGAAATTAATTGGTAGAACAAAAATCTTAACAATTTATACACACAAAAATTTAATTCAGCCACTAAACAACTTAATTGATTCTGTTTACATGTTTAAAGAAAATTTAGGTTTTGAGCTTGATATAATTGGCTTTGACTTCGATGAAAAAATCAGAATAAATAATAATCTAAATTTTACTGCTCGACATAATTCGCATATTCAACAGAAAGAATTTCTTTCAAATTATCCATCTGAAATATTTGTATCATCAAGTTTTCTTTTTGAAATCGAGAATAAAAAAATATTCTATAGTTCTGATATTGGTACCAGCAATGATTTATACCTGTTCGAAAATGCAAAACCAGATTTTATGATAACAGAAACAATGCACATAGCTACGGATGATATTTACGAAGCTTTTAAAAAAATTAAACCCAGAAAAATATTTTTGACTCATATCGACGAACCTCAAGAAAAAGATTTAAACAAATGGTACCGTAATTTGCCATCAAAAGACAAAAGCAAAATAATCGTTTGCTCAGATGGTCTGGAATTTAAGCTTTAGTTATTAAGTTGATGATTTTTTATTTCTGCAATTATTTAATTGTAAAACCTTATTTTTAAATGGTTAATTAGAATTTATTTATGAGCATAGAAGAATTTCAAAAGAAGTTTGGTATTATTGGAAAATCAAAAGAAATTAGAGATTTGATTGATATAACAATGCAGGTAGCTCAATCTGATATTACTGTTCTCATAACAGGTGAGAGCGGTGTAGGTAAAGAAGTATTTGCAAGAGCTATTCACGGCTTCAGTAAAAGAGCTAATAAAGTTCTTGTTAGTGTTAACTGTGGTGCAATTCCCGAAGGAATTTTAGAGAGTGAATTATTTGGTCATAAAAAAGGAGCTTTTACTGGTGCAATAGAAGATAGAAAGGGATATTTTGAAATTGCCGATGGTGGAACTCTCTTTCTTGATGAGATTGCAGAAATGCCTTTAACTACACAGGTCAAGCTTTTAAGAGTACTCGAAACAAAAGAATTTATGAGAATCGGGGGCGAAACCGTAACAAAAGTTGATGTTCGAATTATTGCAGCTACTAATAAAGATCTCCAGCAAGAAGTAGATTCAAAAAAATTTAGAAGCGATTTATATTTTCGATTAAAAGCCGTAACTCTAAACATTCCTCCACTTAGAAATAGAAAAGCAGATATAATTGAATTAGCAAATCAATTCTTAAAAAACTTCTCGGAACACAACAATATACCTTTACCAAAACTTACCAAAGATGCAGAAGAAATTTTAATAAATTATCACTGGCCTGGTAATATCCGAGAACTAAAAAATGTAATTGAAACAGCAGTTGCACTTAACAAAGATGGTATAATAGATGCCGACTCTATTTATCCATTACTTGAATTTAAAAAAGAAGAAATTCGAAATTTACCTGTTCATCTGAATCGTTCGCCAGAAGCCTTAGATAGAGAAATGATTTATAGAGCTTTAATTGAAATAAAAAAGGACTTAATGGATTTAAAACAAATTGCATTGAATCATAATCAAGATGTAAATTATAGACCCATAAATTTTCAAAATGATGAAATTCTTCCTCTTAATGAACTTGAAAAAAGAGCAATAATTAATGCTATGAAGTTTACACATAATAATAAAAGAGAAGCTGCGAAACTTCTCAATATTAGTGAAAGAACTCTGTATAGAAAATTGAAAGAATATGGTATTTAAAAAAATATATATACTATTATTATTAATAGGTTTGACAAGTTGTAGGTATTCTTTTACAGGTGCTTCGGTTCCACCACATTTAAAAACTATTGCAATTACAACTTTTATTGATAGAAGTGGTTCAGGAGAGCCAGACTTAAGCAATAAATTTACAAATCAATTAATTCAAAAATTTATTAATGATAATACATTGCAGGTGACAGATAAATCTAACTCTGATTGTCTTATAGAAGGAACAATAACTTCTCTTTCAGATGCACCTGCAGTTATTTCGGGCAACGAAACAATTACAACACAAAGAATTACAATTAATGTTCGTGTTATTTATAAAGATTTAGTAAAACGTCAGACAATATTTGAAAGAGACTTTTCTAATTACACAGATTATAAAATAGATGCTTCTAATATTATCAATCTCCGCAAAACCGCAATTGATGAAACAATTGATAAAATTACAGAAGATATTCTTCTTGGCGTCGTTTCTAACTGGTAAAATAAGAGGTTACAACTATGGCAATTGATGAAATAATTTTGTTTGCATACATCTTTTCTTTAACAATTCTTCTTTTCTTTGGAAGTCACGGATTTATTATGATTTACTATCATCAAAAGTATAGAAGAAAAAGTCACATTGCTAAAGAAAGTATTCCCGAGGAAATGGTCACAATACAACTTCCACTTTATAACGAAGTTTATGTTGTTGAAAGATTAATAAACGCTGTTTGTCAGATAGATTATCCAAAAGACAAAATGGAAATTCAGGTGCTTGACGATTCAACTGATGAGACTGTAGATGTAGTAGCAAGATTAGTAAAACAAAAACAGGAAGAAGGATTTGATATTAAACATATTCGTCGTTCAAATCGAGAAGGATTTAAAGCTGGTGCACTTAAAGAAGGATTAAAAACAGCAAAAGGAAAATACATTGCTATTTTTGATGCGGATTTTATTCCTAAAAGAGATTTTCTTAAAAATACACTTCGTTATTTCTATGATGATAAAGTCGGTATGGTTCAAACTCGCTGGGAACATTTGAATGAAGATTATTCTCTGCTTACAAAAATTCAAGCCTTAGCACTTGATGGTCATTTTGTAATTGAGCAAACCGTAAGAAATAAAGCTGGATTTTTTATTAACTTCAATGGAACAGGTGGCGTATGGCGTAAGGACTGTATTGAAGATGCTGGTAATTGGGAAGGTGATACTTTAACTGAAGATTTAGACCTTAGTTATCGTGCTCAACTAAAAGGATGGAAATTTGTCTTCTTAAGGGATTTTACCACACCAGCAGAACTTCCTGCTGAAATGAATGCTCTTAAAGCTCAACAATTTAGATGGACTAAAGGAGCAATTGAAACTGCTAAAAAAATTCTTCCATTAGTATGGAAATCAAATATCCCACTGAAATTAAAAATTCATTCGACATTTCATTTAACAAACAATATCGTTTTCCCATTTATTCTTCTTGCTGGAATATTAAATGTACCTTTAATATTTATAAAAAATGCTGGACCATACTGGAGTTTCTTTAACATAATGGCAGTTTTTGTTATCGCTTTCATAGGTTCTTTCTTATTCTATATGTTTTCACAAAAAGATGTGCATCCAGATTGGAGAAAAAGAATTGCTTTATTCCCACTATTTATGGCTGGAAGTATGGGCTTAGCTCTTAATAATACACGGGCTGTTATAGAAGGATTATTGAATAGAAAAAGTGAATTTGTAAGAACACCTAAATTCAGAGTCGAAAGTAAAAAAGATACTGTTATAAAAAATAAATATTTAAAAAACATAAAAATTCAGGCTTCCACTTATGTTGAACTCATCCTGGCTATTTATTGTCTTATTGGAGTAATTGCTTCAATCTATTTTATGGAAATTGCTGCACTTCCATTCCAATTAATGTTTTTTACTGGATTTGCAAGTGTTTCAATTTTGTCGCTTAGACAGGCATTCTTAAAAAAACGGCAGATAAATTGAGTGATTAAAAAAAATTTTACAAATGATAAGATAAAATTAATTTATGAATTTAATCCCAGTTCACCACTCTTTGCACGTGTTGCATCTATTCTAATTGAAGAAGGTTCAATCTTAGAAGCTATAAAAATTTTAGAAAATGGAACAAAACAATATCCTGATTATCCTTCTGCATATTTTATTCTTGCTATTGCTAAAGCATATACTGGTAACGAAAAAGAAGCAATTGAATTAATCAATAAAGGAAACTCATTCATCAATTCTAATGAAACCAGAGAACATTATATACAGGTTATAAAAGAAATTGTTGAAGAAAGAGATTCATTAAAAGATGTAAAAAAGAAAGCTATCTGGGAAGAAGAAAAATCAAGCTATGTTGATTCAATTGAAGATCGTCTGGAAGTATTAGCAGAACAATTAAGTAAGGCAAGAATAAATTATGTTCCCGAAATTGATTCACAAACTGAAATAGAAATTCCAGAATATAAAGGGAAAAAAATCATATCCGAAACACTTGCAAAAATTTATGAATCACAAAAAAATTATAAAGAAGCAATTTCTATCTATAAAGAACTAATAAAAATTCATCCCGAAAAAACTGATTATTATAAAAACAAGATTAAAGAAATAAGCGAAATAATTGACACTGGCTTAGTTTGAAAGTCTTACAAAAAAAGTAATAACATTACCTTAAGTTCATACTCAACTTTTGTTCTAATTTTCAAAAATAAATATAGAAATTAATGACTAACCTAAAAATTAAAGTAACATAAATATTTAATTGAATAATGATTCATCGAGAATTGAATTTGATATTTTTTCTTTTAAATCAGATAATTTTTCACATTAGTTTGTAAACATATATTTTTACAACTCACAATAATTTTTCTGTAAACTATGATAAATATCTATCCGAAGCTTCCAGTACAATTTTATATAAGAGATGTTCATACAGTTGCAAAAGAATTATTGGGGAAATTATTTGTTCGAAGAATTAATAAAAAATACTTAATCGGAAAAATTGTTGAAGTAGAAGCTTATGATGGCAGGATTGATGAAGCAGCCCATTCATTTAATGGCAAAACCAAACGAAATGAAATTATGTTTCAAGGTGGAGGAAAGCTCTATGTTTATTTTACTTATGGAATGCACTTTTGTTCTAATGTTGTTACAGGTCAACCAGACGAAGGCACTGCAGTTCTTCTTCGTGCATTAGAACCACTTCAAGGAATTGACATTATGGCGATGAATCGCTATGGCAAAAAAAATATAACTCATAAAGAATTAATTAATCTAACAAATGGTCCTGCAAAAATTTGTCAAGCATTTAATATTGGTAGAAAAGAAAATGGAATTCTACTTACAGAAAATGAAATCTACATTTTAGAACAACCAATATTAAAAGATGAACAAATTGGAGTTTCTAAAAGGATAGGAATAAAAAAATCTGTAGATTTACCATGGCGTTATTTTATTAAAGATAATCCTTTTGTATCTAAAACATGAATGAACCAGAAAATATTCTTATTGTTCGTACAGATCGAATTGGAGATGTTGTTCTCACTCTTCCATTATGTTCAATTATTAAAAAACATTATCCAAATTCAAAAATCAGTTTTTTACTTCGTGAGTATACAAAAGCTCTTGCACAAAATAATCCCTGCATTGATAATATTATAACTTTAAAAGAGAACAAAGGTAAACCACTGATCTTTGAAAACATAAAACAACTTAAAAATAAATATGATACATGCATTGTTGCCCATCCTACATTTCGTATTGCACTAATTTTATTTTTTTCTGGAATTAAAATTAGAATTGGAACTGGTTATAGATGGTATTCTTTTTTGTTTAATAAAAAACTTTATGAACATCGCAAAGATGCAAAATTTCATGAACTTGAATATAATGTTCACCTTCTTAAAAAAATTGGAATAGATGAAAAAATAAATCGTGATAATGTTACTTTTAATTTATATCCAGCAAAAGAAAGTCAAGAAAAGATTAAGATATTTTTAGCAAATAAAAATGTTAACATTAAAAAAAGTATAATAATCATTCATCCTGGTAGTGGTGGAAGTTCGGTAGATTTGCCAATTAACAAAATGAAAGAATTAGTAAAAAAAATTTCTGATGAACTTGATGTTGAGATTTTAATCACAGGAAATATAAATGAAAAGGAACTATGCCAGTCACTTGTTGTAAACGAGAAAACAAAAAACATTTCAGGCGAGTTAGAATTGTCAGAACTTATTGCACTTATTGATCAATGTAAATTATTAATCGCAAATTCGACTGGACCAATACATATTGCTTCTGCTCTTGGAAAATTTGTGATTGGTTTTTATCCCAACATCACAGAATGTTCCGAAGAAAGATGGGGACCTTATACTAATCGAAAAATAATTTTTAAACCAAAAATTAACTGTCATGAATCAAATAAAATGTCAGAAAAAAT
This is a stretch of genomic DNA from Rosettibacter firmus. It encodes these proteins:
- a CDS encoding glycosyltransferase family 9 protein, whose amino-acid sequence is MNEPENILIVRTDRIGDVVLTLPLCSIIKKHYPNSKISFLLREYTKALAQNNPCIDNIITLKENKGKPLIFENIKQLKNKYDTCIVAHPTFRIALILFFSGIKIRIGTGYRWYSFLFNKKLYEHRKDAKFHELEYNVHLLKKIGIDEKINRDNVTFNLYPAKESQEKIKIFLANKNVNIKKSIIIIHPGSGGSSVDLPINKMKELVKKISDELDVEILITGNINEKELCQSLVVNEKTKNISGELELSELIALIDQCKLLIANSTGPIHIASALGKFVIGFYPNITECSEERWGPYTNRKIIFKPKINCHESNKMSEKINCMNTIDINEVFKSVKNILTDIEKEK
- a CDS encoding LptE family protein, whose protein sequence is MVFKKIYILLLLIGLTSCRYSFTGASVPPHLKTIAITTFIDRSGSGEPDLSNKFTNQLIQKFINDNTLQVTDKSNSDCLIEGTITSLSDAPAVISGNETITTQRITINVRVIYKDLVKRQTIFERDFSNYTDYKIDASNIINLRKTAIDETIDKITEDILLGVVSNW
- a CDS encoding DNA-3-methyladenine glycosylase, which translates into the protein MINIYPKLPVQFYIRDVHTVAKELLGKLFVRRINKKYLIGKIVEVEAYDGRIDEAAHSFNGKTKRNEIMFQGGGKLYVYFTYGMHFCSNVVTGQPDEGTAVLLRALEPLQGIDIMAMNRYGKKNITHKELINLTNGPAKICQAFNIGRKENGILLTENEIYILEQPILKDEQIGVSKRIGIKKSVDLPWRYFIKDNPFVSKT
- a CDS encoding cellulose synthase family protein, whose product is MAIDEIILFAYIFSLTILLFFGSHGFIMIYYHQKYRRKSHIAKESIPEEMVTIQLPLYNEVYVVERLINAVCQIDYPKDKMEIQVLDDSTDETVDVVARLVKQKQEEGFDIKHIRRSNREGFKAGALKEGLKTAKGKYIAIFDADFIPKRDFLKNTLRYFYDDKVGMVQTRWEHLNEDYSLLTKIQALALDGHFVIEQTVRNKAGFFINFNGTGGVWRKDCIEDAGNWEGDTLTEDLDLSYRAQLKGWKFVFLRDFTTPAELPAEMNALKAQQFRWTKGAIETAKKILPLVWKSNIPLKLKIHSTFHLTNNIVFPFILLAGILNVPLIFIKNAGPYWSFFNIMAVFVIAFIGSFLFYMFSQKDVHPDWRKRIALFPLFMAGSMGLALNNTRAVIEGLLNRKSEFVRTPKFRVESKKDTVIKNKYLKNIKIQASTYVELILAIYCLIGVIASIYFMEIAALPFQLMFFTGFASVSILSLRQAFLKKRQIN
- a CDS encoding MBL fold metallo-hydrolase yields the protein MKIVFIGTSSGRTSLRRFHSSFLIKSKKYNLLIDAGDGISKALLKCKIDYNSIDAILFSHYHADHFTGIGALITQMKLIGRTKILTIYTHKNLIQPLNNLIDSVYMFKENLGFELDIIGFDFDEKIRINNNLNFTARHNSHIQQKEFLSNYPSEIFVSSSFLFEIENKKIFYSSDIGTSNDLYLFENAKPDFMITETMHIATDDIYEAFKKIKPRKIFLTHIDEPQEKDLNKWYRNLPSKDKSKIIVCSDGLEFKL
- a CDS encoding sigma-54 interaction domain-containing protein; this encodes MSIEEFQKKFGIIGKSKEIRDLIDITMQVAQSDITVLITGESGVGKEVFARAIHGFSKRANKVLVSVNCGAIPEGILESELFGHKKGAFTGAIEDRKGYFEIADGGTLFLDEIAEMPLTTQVKLLRVLETKEFMRIGGETVTKVDVRIIAATNKDLQQEVDSKKFRSDLYFRLKAVTLNIPPLRNRKADIIELANQFLKNFSEHNNIPLPKLTKDAEEILINYHWPGNIRELKNVIETAVALNKDGIIDADSIYPLLEFKKEEIRNLPVHLNRSPEALDREMIYRALIEIKKDLMDLKQIALNHNQDVNYRPINFQNDEILPLNELEKRAIINAMKFTHNNKREAAKLLNISERTLYRKLKEYGI
- a CDS encoding tetratricopeptide repeat protein, whose protein sequence is MIKKNFTNDKIKLIYEFNPSSPLFARVASILIEEGSILEAIKILENGTKQYPDYPSAYFILAIAKAYTGNEKEAIELINKGNSFINSNETREHYIQVIKEIVEERDSLKDVKKKAIWEEEKSSYVDSIEDRLEVLAEQLSKARINYVPEIDSQTEIEIPEYKGKKIISETLAKIYESQKNYKEAISIYKELIKIHPEKTDYYKNKIKEISEIIDTGLV